In a single window of the Ficedula albicollis isolate OC2 chromosome 13, FicAlb1.5, whole genome shotgun sequence genome:
- the BRD8 gene encoding bromodomain-containing protein 8 isoform X1, translating to MGMGRVEPKSPGGVGPAVGAAGSSPDAPLALLLCPAEHKLLSAGPTEPWSIREKLCLASSVMRSGDQNWVSVSRAIKPFAEPGRPPDWFSQKHCASQYSELLETTETPKRKRGEKGEVVETVEDVIVRKLTAERVEELKKIIKETQEKYRQLKKDAELIQAGHMDNRLEELCNEIMIKKKMEEEEAEVKRKATDAAYQARQAIKNPPRRLTGVMVRSPAGSTSPGGDYSLGDLNQPAGDEASPGVTPGTLPSTPVASFIGIPDTPPGSAPLDAPMTPVTDDSPQKKMLGQKATPPPSPLLSELLKKGSLLPTSPRLVGENEMTVASGHMNSSGVLLEVGSVLPVLHSGEMQSAPGAVPASPAASGAPTLSRLLEAGPAQFTSPLASFSAVASEPPAKLLPPPVEPVSQATIVMMPTLSAPAVVPPAAAAESVATVSQPEACVSMEAVSDSHTVTVSMDSSEISMIIDSIKKECLGSGAGSTAGSSKDHCMDGKEDLDLAEKMDIAVSYTGEELDFDTVGNIIAIIEDKVDDHPEVLDAAVVEAALSSFCEDTDDPQTLPGPWEHSIRQEHEKQAQMPQVSVTVKQERLECEEPEAKGIRDLMGISELGSEIKTELAEQDQSQLGPEETIPATARVTETPELRNQEIEEDQRAAVTSGETSEIKIESSQGEDAVLNAVKTETPPDDDSSPPQVPNVSEDSSQADVQHKFELSESMKEEAQALFRSQMKDGQGEEDDEDGASEAASLEEPKEEDQGEGYLSEMDNEPPVSESDDGFSVHNAPLQSHALADSIPSSPASSQFSVCSEDQEAIQAQKIWKKAIMLVWRAAANHRYANVFLQPVTDDIAPGYHSIVQRPMDLSTIKKNIENGLIRTTAEFQRDIMLMFQNAVMYNSSDHDVYHMAVEMQRDVLEQIQQFLATQLMMQTSESGISAKSLRGRDSTRKQDASEKDSVPMGSPAFLLSLFDGGTRGRRCAIEADMKMKK from the exons aTGGGCATGGGAAGGGTGGAGCCAAAAAGTCCGGGAGGGGTGGGGCCAGCCGTGGGAGCCGCGGGTTCGAGTCCCGATGCGCCCCTCGCACTCCTGCTGTGTCCCGCAGAGCACAAGCTGCTGAGCGCCGGCCCCACCGAGCCCTGGTCCATCCGCGAGAAGCTCTGCCTGGCCTCCTCCGTCATGCGCAGCGGCGACCAGAACTG GGTCTCAGTCAGCAGGGCCATCAAACCTTTTGCAGAGCCAGGACGCCCACCTGACTGGTTTTCCCAAAAG CACTGTGCATCTCAGTACTCAGAGCTCTTGGAGACCACAGAGACCCCTAA AAGAAAACGTGGTGAGAAGGGAGAAGTTGTGGAAACTGTGGAAGATGTTATTGTGCGGAAACTGACTGCAGAGCGGGTTGAGGAgttgaagaaaattattaaagaaacacaggaaaaatacag GCAACTCAAGAAGGATGCAGAGCTGATCCAGGCCGGACACATGGATAACAGACTGGAGGAGCTGTGCAATGAGATTATGAT aaagaaaaaaatggaagaggaggaggcagaagtCAAGAGGAAGGCTACAGATGCTGCTTATCAGG CTCGCCAGGCCATTAAGAACCCGCCTCGAAGGCTGACGGGGGTGATGGTTCGTTCTCCTGCTGGCTCCACCTCCCCGGGCGGGGATTATTCCCTCGGAGATCTGAACCAGCCCGCTGGGGATGAGGCCAGTCCAGGG gtCACGCCAGGGACATTGCCCAGCACCCCAGTTGCCTCCTTCATTGGAATCCCTGACAcccctccaggctctgctcccctggaTGCCCCCATGACCCCAGTCACTGATGATTCACCCCAGAAAAAGATGCTAGGACAAAAAGCAACTCCgcctccttcccctctgctctcagagctgctgaagaagGGCAGTCTCCTGCCCACAAGCCCCAGGCTG GTTGGTGAAAACGAAATGACAGTGGCTTCTGGTCACATGAACAGCTctggagtgctgctggaggtAGGAAGTGTCCTTCCAGTGCTGCACAGTGGGGAAATGCAGTCAGCacctggtgctgtccctgcatcTCCAGCTGCTTCAG GTGCTCCTACGCTTTCCCGGCTTTTAGAAGCTGGCCCTGCACAGTTCACCTCACCTCTTGCTTCCTTCTCCGCTGTTGCCAGCGAGCCTCCAGCTAAGCTCCTGCCACCCCCAGTAGAGCCTGTGTCCCAGGCCACTATTGTCATGATGCCCACGCTGTCAGCACCAGCCGTTGtgccaccagctgcagctgcagaaagcGTAGCCACAG TGAGCCAGCCAGAAGCCTGTGTTTCCATGGAGGCAGTGTCTGATTCCCATACTGTGACAGTGTCCATGGACAGCAGTGAAATATCAATGATCATTGATTCCATCAAGAAAGAGTGCCTGGGttctggggctggcagcactgcaggatcTTCCAAAGATCACTGCATGGATGGGAAAGAAGATCTGGATTTGGCTGAAAAAATGGATATTGCAGTGTCCTATACGGGGGAAGAGCTGGACTTCGATACGGTTGGGAATATTATAGCCATCATTGAGGACAAG GTAGACGACCACCCTGAAGTCCTGGATGCAGCAGTTGTTGAAGCTGCTCTGTCTTCTTTCTGTGAAGATACCGATGACCCTCAGACCCTTCCTGGCCCATGGGAACATTCAATTCGTCAGGAGCATGAGAAACAGGCCCAGATGCCACAAGTGTCTGTGACTGTGAAGCAAGAGAGACTGGAGTGTGAGGAGCCAGAGGCGAAGGGAATTCGAGACCTAATGGGTATCAGTGAGCTGGGGTCAGAAATAAAGACTGAACTTGCAGAGCAGGACCAGAGTCAGCTGGGCCCTGAAGAAACCATACCAGCAACTGCAAGAGTGACAGAAACACCAGAGCTTAGAAACCAAGAGATAGAAGAAGATCAAAGAGCAGCTGTAACATCAGGAGAGACTTCTGAAATCAAGATAGAGTCTTCCCAGGGAGAAGATGCAGTGCTCAATGCAGTGAAGACAGAG ACCCCACCTGATGATGATTCATCCCCTCCACAAGTCCCAAATGTGAGTGAAGACTCCTCACAAGCTGATGTTCAGCACAAATTTGAGCTGTCAG agtCAATGAAGGAGGAGGCCCAAGCCCTGTTTAGGAGTCAGATGAAG GatgggcagggtgaggaggatgatgaggaCGGTGCCAGTGAGGCTGCCAGTTTGGAGGAGCCCAAAGAAGAAGACCAGGGTGAGGGGTATCTCTCAGAGATGGATAACGAGCCCCCCGTGAGCGAGAGCGACGACGGCTTCAGCGTGCACAACGCGCCCTTGCAGTCCCACGCGCTCGCCGactccatccccagcagcccGGCCTCCTCGCAGTT CTCAGTGTGCAGTGAGGACCAGGAAGCGATACAGGCTCAGAAGATCTGGAAGAAAGCCATCATGCTggtttggagagcagcagctaATCACAG GTATGCCAATGTCTTCTTACAGCCTGTAACTGATGACATAGCACCAGGCTACCACAGCATCGTGCAGAG GCCAATGGACTTATCTACCATCAAAAAGAACATTGAGAACGGGCTGATCCGAACCACAGCCGAGTTCCAGCGGGATATTATGCTGATGTTTCAGAATGCAGTGATGTACAACAGCTCTGACCATGATGTGTACCACATGGCTGTGGAGATGCAGAGAGATGTCCTGGAGCAGATACAG CAATTTCTGGCCACACAACTGATGATGCAAACATCAGAGTCGGGGATCAGTGCAAAGAGCCTGCGGGGGCGAGACTCCACTCGCAAGCAGGATGCTTCGGAGAAG
- the BRD8 gene encoding bromodomain-containing protein 8 isoform X4: protein MGMGRVEPKSPGGVGPAVGAAGSSPDAPLALLLCPAEHKLLSAGPTEPWSIREKLCLASSVMRSGDQNWVSVSRAIKPFAEPGRPPDWFSQKHCASQYSELLETTETPKRKRGEKGEVVETVEDVIVRKLTAERVEELKKIIKETQEKYRQLKKDAELIQAGHMDNRLEELCNEIMIKKKMEEEEAEVKRKATDAAYQARQAIKNPPRRLTGVMVRSPAGSTSPGGDYSLGDLNQPAGDEASPGVTPGTLPSTPVASFIGIPDTPPGSAPLDAPMTPVTDDSPQKKMLGQKATPPPSPLLSELLKKGSLLPTSPRLVGENEMTVASGHMNSSGVLLEVGSVLPVLHSGEMQSAPGAVPASPAASVSQPEACVSMEAVSDSHTVTVSMDSSEISMIIDSIKKECLGSGAGSTAGSSKDHCMDGKEDLDLAEKMDIAVSYTGEELDFDTVGNIIAIIEDKVDDHPEVLDAAVVEAALSSFCEDTDDPQTLPGPWEHSIRQEHEKQAQMPQVSVTVKQERLECEEPEAKGIRDLMGISELGSEIKTELAEQDQSQLGPEETIPATARVTETPELRNQEIEEDQRAAVTSGETSEIKIESSQGEDAVLNAVKTETPPDDDSSPPQVPNVSEDSSQADVQHKFELSESMKEEAQALFRSQMKDGQGEEDDEDGASEAASLEEPKEEDQGEGYLSEMDNEPPVSESDDGFSVHNAPLQSHALADSIPSSPASSQFSVCSEDQEAIQAQKIWKKAIMLVWRAAANHRYANVFLQPVTDDIAPGYHSIVQRPMDLSTIKKNIENGLIRTTAEFQRDIMLMFQNAVMYNSSDHDVYHMAVEMQRDVLEQIQQFLATQLMMQTSESGISAKSLRGRDSTRKQDASEKDGGTRGRRCAIEADMKMKK from the exons aTGGGCATGGGAAGGGTGGAGCCAAAAAGTCCGGGAGGGGTGGGGCCAGCCGTGGGAGCCGCGGGTTCGAGTCCCGATGCGCCCCTCGCACTCCTGCTGTGTCCCGCAGAGCACAAGCTGCTGAGCGCCGGCCCCACCGAGCCCTGGTCCATCCGCGAGAAGCTCTGCCTGGCCTCCTCCGTCATGCGCAGCGGCGACCAGAACTG GGTCTCAGTCAGCAGGGCCATCAAACCTTTTGCAGAGCCAGGACGCCCACCTGACTGGTTTTCCCAAAAG CACTGTGCATCTCAGTACTCAGAGCTCTTGGAGACCACAGAGACCCCTAA AAGAAAACGTGGTGAGAAGGGAGAAGTTGTGGAAACTGTGGAAGATGTTATTGTGCGGAAACTGACTGCAGAGCGGGTTGAGGAgttgaagaaaattattaaagaaacacaggaaaaatacag GCAACTCAAGAAGGATGCAGAGCTGATCCAGGCCGGACACATGGATAACAGACTGGAGGAGCTGTGCAATGAGATTATGAT aaagaaaaaaatggaagaggaggaggcagaagtCAAGAGGAAGGCTACAGATGCTGCTTATCAGG CTCGCCAGGCCATTAAGAACCCGCCTCGAAGGCTGACGGGGGTGATGGTTCGTTCTCCTGCTGGCTCCACCTCCCCGGGCGGGGATTATTCCCTCGGAGATCTGAACCAGCCCGCTGGGGATGAGGCCAGTCCAGGG gtCACGCCAGGGACATTGCCCAGCACCCCAGTTGCCTCCTTCATTGGAATCCCTGACAcccctccaggctctgctcccctggaTGCCCCCATGACCCCAGTCACTGATGATTCACCCCAGAAAAAGATGCTAGGACAAAAAGCAACTCCgcctccttcccctctgctctcagagctgctgaagaagGGCAGTCTCCTGCCCACAAGCCCCAGGCTG GTTGGTGAAAACGAAATGACAGTGGCTTCTGGTCACATGAACAGCTctggagtgctgctggaggtAGGAAGTGTCCTTCCAGTGCTGCACAGTGGGGAAATGCAGTCAGCacctggtgctgtccctgcatcTCCAGCTGCTTCAG TGAGCCAGCCAGAAGCCTGTGTTTCCATGGAGGCAGTGTCTGATTCCCATACTGTGACAGTGTCCATGGACAGCAGTGAAATATCAATGATCATTGATTCCATCAAGAAAGAGTGCCTGGGttctggggctggcagcactgcaggatcTTCCAAAGATCACTGCATGGATGGGAAAGAAGATCTGGATTTGGCTGAAAAAATGGATATTGCAGTGTCCTATACGGGGGAAGAGCTGGACTTCGATACGGTTGGGAATATTATAGCCATCATTGAGGACAAG GTAGACGACCACCCTGAAGTCCTGGATGCAGCAGTTGTTGAAGCTGCTCTGTCTTCTTTCTGTGAAGATACCGATGACCCTCAGACCCTTCCTGGCCCATGGGAACATTCAATTCGTCAGGAGCATGAGAAACAGGCCCAGATGCCACAAGTGTCTGTGACTGTGAAGCAAGAGAGACTGGAGTGTGAGGAGCCAGAGGCGAAGGGAATTCGAGACCTAATGGGTATCAGTGAGCTGGGGTCAGAAATAAAGACTGAACTTGCAGAGCAGGACCAGAGTCAGCTGGGCCCTGAAGAAACCATACCAGCAACTGCAAGAGTGACAGAAACACCAGAGCTTAGAAACCAAGAGATAGAAGAAGATCAAAGAGCAGCTGTAACATCAGGAGAGACTTCTGAAATCAAGATAGAGTCTTCCCAGGGAGAAGATGCAGTGCTCAATGCAGTGAAGACAGAG ACCCCACCTGATGATGATTCATCCCCTCCACAAGTCCCAAATGTGAGTGAAGACTCCTCACAAGCTGATGTTCAGCACAAATTTGAGCTGTCAG agtCAATGAAGGAGGAGGCCCAAGCCCTGTTTAGGAGTCAGATGAAG GatgggcagggtgaggaggatgatgaggaCGGTGCCAGTGAGGCTGCCAGTTTGGAGGAGCCCAAAGAAGAAGACCAGGGTGAGGGGTATCTCTCAGAGATGGATAACGAGCCCCCCGTGAGCGAGAGCGACGACGGCTTCAGCGTGCACAACGCGCCCTTGCAGTCCCACGCGCTCGCCGactccatccccagcagcccGGCCTCCTCGCAGTT CTCAGTGTGCAGTGAGGACCAGGAAGCGATACAGGCTCAGAAGATCTGGAAGAAAGCCATCATGCTggtttggagagcagcagctaATCACAG GTATGCCAATGTCTTCTTACAGCCTGTAACTGATGACATAGCACCAGGCTACCACAGCATCGTGCAGAG GCCAATGGACTTATCTACCATCAAAAAGAACATTGAGAACGGGCTGATCCGAACCACAGCCGAGTTCCAGCGGGATATTATGCTGATGTTTCAGAATGCAGTGATGTACAACAGCTCTGACCATGATGTGTACCACATGGCTGTGGAGATGCAGAGAGATGTCCTGGAGCAGATACAG CAATTTCTGGCCACACAACTGATGATGCAAACATCAGAGTCGGGGATCAGTGCAAAGAGCCTGCGGGGGCGAGACTCCACTCGCAAGCAGGATGCTTCGGAGAAG
- the BRD8 gene encoding bromodomain-containing protein 8 isoform X3, translated as MGMGRVEPKSPGGVGPAVGAAGSSPDAPLALLLCPAEHKLLSAGPTEPWSIREKLCLASSVMRSGDQNWVSVSRAIKPFAEPGRPPDWFSQKHCASQYSELLETTETPKRKRGEKGEVVETVEDVIVRKLTAERVEELKKIIKETQEKYRQLKKDAELIQAGHMDNRLEELCNEIMIKKKMEEEEAEVKRKATDAAYQARQAIKNPPRRLTGVMVRSPAGSTSPGGDYSLGDLNQPAGDEASPGVGENEMTVASGHMNSSGVLLEVGSVLPVLHSGEMQSAPGAVPASPAASGAPTLSRLLEAGPAQFTSPLASFSAVASEPPAKLLPPPVEPVSQATIVMMPTLSAPAVVPPAAAAESVATVSQPEACVSMEAVSDSHTVTVSMDSSEISMIIDSIKKECLGSGAGSTAGSSKDHCMDGKEDLDLAEKMDIAVSYTGEELDFDTVGNIIAIIEDKVDDHPEVLDAAVVEAALSSFCEDTDDPQTLPGPWEHSIRQEHEKQAQMPQVSVTVKQERLECEEPEAKGIRDLMGISELGSEIKTELAEQDQSQLGPEETIPATARVTETPELRNQEIEEDQRAAVTSGETSEIKIESSQGEDAVLNAVKTETPPDDDSSPPQVPNVSEDSSQADVQHKFELSESMKEEAQALFRSQMKDGQGEEDDEDGASEAASLEEPKEEDQGEGYLSEMDNEPPVSESDDGFSVHNAPLQSHALADSIPSSPASSQFSVCSEDQEAIQAQKIWKKAIMLVWRAAANHRYANVFLQPVTDDIAPGYHSIVQRPMDLSTIKKNIENGLIRTTAEFQRDIMLMFQNAVMYNSSDHDVYHMAVEMQRDVLEQIQQFLATQLMMQTSESGISAKSLRGRDSTRKQDASEKDSVPMGSPAFLLSLFDGGTRGRRCAIEADMKMKK; from the exons aTGGGCATGGGAAGGGTGGAGCCAAAAAGTCCGGGAGGGGTGGGGCCAGCCGTGGGAGCCGCGGGTTCGAGTCCCGATGCGCCCCTCGCACTCCTGCTGTGTCCCGCAGAGCACAAGCTGCTGAGCGCCGGCCCCACCGAGCCCTGGTCCATCCGCGAGAAGCTCTGCCTGGCCTCCTCCGTCATGCGCAGCGGCGACCAGAACTG GGTCTCAGTCAGCAGGGCCATCAAACCTTTTGCAGAGCCAGGACGCCCACCTGACTGGTTTTCCCAAAAG CACTGTGCATCTCAGTACTCAGAGCTCTTGGAGACCACAGAGACCCCTAA AAGAAAACGTGGTGAGAAGGGAGAAGTTGTGGAAACTGTGGAAGATGTTATTGTGCGGAAACTGACTGCAGAGCGGGTTGAGGAgttgaagaaaattattaaagaaacacaggaaaaatacag GCAACTCAAGAAGGATGCAGAGCTGATCCAGGCCGGACACATGGATAACAGACTGGAGGAGCTGTGCAATGAGATTATGAT aaagaaaaaaatggaagaggaggaggcagaagtCAAGAGGAAGGCTACAGATGCTGCTTATCAGG CTCGCCAGGCCATTAAGAACCCGCCTCGAAGGCTGACGGGGGTGATGGTTCGTTCTCCTGCTGGCTCCACCTCCCCGGGCGGGGATTATTCCCTCGGAGATCTGAACCAGCCCGCTGGGGATGAGGCCAGTCCAGGG GTTGGTGAAAACGAAATGACAGTGGCTTCTGGTCACATGAACAGCTctggagtgctgctggaggtAGGAAGTGTCCTTCCAGTGCTGCACAGTGGGGAAATGCAGTCAGCacctggtgctgtccctgcatcTCCAGCTGCTTCAG GTGCTCCTACGCTTTCCCGGCTTTTAGAAGCTGGCCCTGCACAGTTCACCTCACCTCTTGCTTCCTTCTCCGCTGTTGCCAGCGAGCCTCCAGCTAAGCTCCTGCCACCCCCAGTAGAGCCTGTGTCCCAGGCCACTATTGTCATGATGCCCACGCTGTCAGCACCAGCCGTTGtgccaccagctgcagctgcagaaagcGTAGCCACAG TGAGCCAGCCAGAAGCCTGTGTTTCCATGGAGGCAGTGTCTGATTCCCATACTGTGACAGTGTCCATGGACAGCAGTGAAATATCAATGATCATTGATTCCATCAAGAAAGAGTGCCTGGGttctggggctggcagcactgcaggatcTTCCAAAGATCACTGCATGGATGGGAAAGAAGATCTGGATTTGGCTGAAAAAATGGATATTGCAGTGTCCTATACGGGGGAAGAGCTGGACTTCGATACGGTTGGGAATATTATAGCCATCATTGAGGACAAG GTAGACGACCACCCTGAAGTCCTGGATGCAGCAGTTGTTGAAGCTGCTCTGTCTTCTTTCTGTGAAGATACCGATGACCCTCAGACCCTTCCTGGCCCATGGGAACATTCAATTCGTCAGGAGCATGAGAAACAGGCCCAGATGCCACAAGTGTCTGTGACTGTGAAGCAAGAGAGACTGGAGTGTGAGGAGCCAGAGGCGAAGGGAATTCGAGACCTAATGGGTATCAGTGAGCTGGGGTCAGAAATAAAGACTGAACTTGCAGAGCAGGACCAGAGTCAGCTGGGCCCTGAAGAAACCATACCAGCAACTGCAAGAGTGACAGAAACACCAGAGCTTAGAAACCAAGAGATAGAAGAAGATCAAAGAGCAGCTGTAACATCAGGAGAGACTTCTGAAATCAAGATAGAGTCTTCCCAGGGAGAAGATGCAGTGCTCAATGCAGTGAAGACAGAG ACCCCACCTGATGATGATTCATCCCCTCCACAAGTCCCAAATGTGAGTGAAGACTCCTCACAAGCTGATGTTCAGCACAAATTTGAGCTGTCAG agtCAATGAAGGAGGAGGCCCAAGCCCTGTTTAGGAGTCAGATGAAG GatgggcagggtgaggaggatgatgaggaCGGTGCCAGTGAGGCTGCCAGTTTGGAGGAGCCCAAAGAAGAAGACCAGGGTGAGGGGTATCTCTCAGAGATGGATAACGAGCCCCCCGTGAGCGAGAGCGACGACGGCTTCAGCGTGCACAACGCGCCCTTGCAGTCCCACGCGCTCGCCGactccatccccagcagcccGGCCTCCTCGCAGTT CTCAGTGTGCAGTGAGGACCAGGAAGCGATACAGGCTCAGAAGATCTGGAAGAAAGCCATCATGCTggtttggagagcagcagctaATCACAG GTATGCCAATGTCTTCTTACAGCCTGTAACTGATGACATAGCACCAGGCTACCACAGCATCGTGCAGAG GCCAATGGACTTATCTACCATCAAAAAGAACATTGAGAACGGGCTGATCCGAACCACAGCCGAGTTCCAGCGGGATATTATGCTGATGTTTCAGAATGCAGTGATGTACAACAGCTCTGACCATGATGTGTACCACATGGCTGTGGAGATGCAGAGAGATGTCCTGGAGCAGATACAG CAATTTCTGGCCACACAACTGATGATGCAAACATCAGAGTCGGGGATCAGTGCAAAGAGCCTGCGGGGGCGAGACTCCACTCGCAAGCAGGATGCTTCGGAGAAG
- the BRD8 gene encoding bromodomain-containing protein 8 isoform X2, with product MGMGRVEPKSPGGVGPAVGAAGSSPDAPLALLLCPAEHKLLSAGPTEPWSIREKLCLASSVMRSGDQNWVSVSRAIKPFAEPGRPPDWFSQKHCASQYSELLETTETPKRKRGEKGEVVETVEDVIVRKLTAERVEELKKIIKETQEKYRQLKKDAELIQAGHMDNRLEELCNEIMIKKKMEEEEAEVKRKATDAAYQARQAIKNPPRRLTGVMVRSPAGSTSPGGDYSLGDLNQPAGDEASPGVTPGTLPSTPVASFIGIPDTPPGSAPLDAPMTPVTDDSPQKKMLGQKATPPPSPLLSELLKKGSLLPTSPRLVGENEMTVASGHMNSSGVLLEVGSVLPVLHSGEMQSAPGAVPASPAASGAPTLSRLLEAGPAQFTSPLASFSAVASEPPAKLLPPPVEPVSQATIVMMPTLSAPAVVPPAAAAESVATVSQPEACVSMEAVSDSHTVTVSMDSSEISMIIDSIKKECLGSGAGSTAGSSKDHCMDGKEDLDLAEKMDIAVSYTGEELDFDTVGNIIAIIEDKVDDHPEVLDAAVVEAALSSFCEDTDDPQTLPGPWEHSIRQEHEKQAQMPQVSVTVKQERLECEEPEAKGIRDLMGISELGSEIKTELAEQDQSQLGPEETIPATARVTETPELRNQEIEEDQRAAVTSGETSEIKIESSQGEDAVLNAVKTETPPDDDSSPPQVPNVSEDSSQADVQHKFELSESMKEEAQALFRSQMKDGQGEEDDEDGASEAASLEEPKEEDQGEGYLSEMDNEPPVSESDDGFSVHNAPLQSHALADSIPSSPASSQFSVCSEDQEAIQAQKIWKKAIMLVWRAAANHRYANVFLQPVTDDIAPGYHSIVQRPMDLSTIKKNIENGLIRTTAEFQRDIMLMFQNAVMYNSSDHDVYHMAVEMQRDVLEQIQQFLATQLMMQTSESGISAKSLRGRDSTRKQDASEKDGGTRGRRCAIEADMKMKK from the exons aTGGGCATGGGAAGGGTGGAGCCAAAAAGTCCGGGAGGGGTGGGGCCAGCCGTGGGAGCCGCGGGTTCGAGTCCCGATGCGCCCCTCGCACTCCTGCTGTGTCCCGCAGAGCACAAGCTGCTGAGCGCCGGCCCCACCGAGCCCTGGTCCATCCGCGAGAAGCTCTGCCTGGCCTCCTCCGTCATGCGCAGCGGCGACCAGAACTG GGTCTCAGTCAGCAGGGCCATCAAACCTTTTGCAGAGCCAGGACGCCCACCTGACTGGTTTTCCCAAAAG CACTGTGCATCTCAGTACTCAGAGCTCTTGGAGACCACAGAGACCCCTAA AAGAAAACGTGGTGAGAAGGGAGAAGTTGTGGAAACTGTGGAAGATGTTATTGTGCGGAAACTGACTGCAGAGCGGGTTGAGGAgttgaagaaaattattaaagaaacacaggaaaaatacag GCAACTCAAGAAGGATGCAGAGCTGATCCAGGCCGGACACATGGATAACAGACTGGAGGAGCTGTGCAATGAGATTATGAT aaagaaaaaaatggaagaggaggaggcagaagtCAAGAGGAAGGCTACAGATGCTGCTTATCAGG CTCGCCAGGCCATTAAGAACCCGCCTCGAAGGCTGACGGGGGTGATGGTTCGTTCTCCTGCTGGCTCCACCTCCCCGGGCGGGGATTATTCCCTCGGAGATCTGAACCAGCCCGCTGGGGATGAGGCCAGTCCAGGG gtCACGCCAGGGACATTGCCCAGCACCCCAGTTGCCTCCTTCATTGGAATCCCTGACAcccctccaggctctgctcccctggaTGCCCCCATGACCCCAGTCACTGATGATTCACCCCAGAAAAAGATGCTAGGACAAAAAGCAACTCCgcctccttcccctctgctctcagagctgctgaagaagGGCAGTCTCCTGCCCACAAGCCCCAGGCTG GTTGGTGAAAACGAAATGACAGTGGCTTCTGGTCACATGAACAGCTctggagtgctgctggaggtAGGAAGTGTCCTTCCAGTGCTGCACAGTGGGGAAATGCAGTCAGCacctggtgctgtccctgcatcTCCAGCTGCTTCAG GTGCTCCTACGCTTTCCCGGCTTTTAGAAGCTGGCCCTGCACAGTTCACCTCACCTCTTGCTTCCTTCTCCGCTGTTGCCAGCGAGCCTCCAGCTAAGCTCCTGCCACCCCCAGTAGAGCCTGTGTCCCAGGCCACTATTGTCATGATGCCCACGCTGTCAGCACCAGCCGTTGtgccaccagctgcagctgcagaaagcGTAGCCACAG TGAGCCAGCCAGAAGCCTGTGTTTCCATGGAGGCAGTGTCTGATTCCCATACTGTGACAGTGTCCATGGACAGCAGTGAAATATCAATGATCATTGATTCCATCAAGAAAGAGTGCCTGGGttctggggctggcagcactgcaggatcTTCCAAAGATCACTGCATGGATGGGAAAGAAGATCTGGATTTGGCTGAAAAAATGGATATTGCAGTGTCCTATACGGGGGAAGAGCTGGACTTCGATACGGTTGGGAATATTATAGCCATCATTGAGGACAAG GTAGACGACCACCCTGAAGTCCTGGATGCAGCAGTTGTTGAAGCTGCTCTGTCTTCTTTCTGTGAAGATACCGATGACCCTCAGACCCTTCCTGGCCCATGGGAACATTCAATTCGTCAGGAGCATGAGAAACAGGCCCAGATGCCACAAGTGTCTGTGACTGTGAAGCAAGAGAGACTGGAGTGTGAGGAGCCAGAGGCGAAGGGAATTCGAGACCTAATGGGTATCAGTGAGCTGGGGTCAGAAATAAAGACTGAACTTGCAGAGCAGGACCAGAGTCAGCTGGGCCCTGAAGAAACCATACCAGCAACTGCAAGAGTGACAGAAACACCAGAGCTTAGAAACCAAGAGATAGAAGAAGATCAAAGAGCAGCTGTAACATCAGGAGAGACTTCTGAAATCAAGATAGAGTCTTCCCAGGGAGAAGATGCAGTGCTCAATGCAGTGAAGACAGAG ACCCCACCTGATGATGATTCATCCCCTCCACAAGTCCCAAATGTGAGTGAAGACTCCTCACAAGCTGATGTTCAGCACAAATTTGAGCTGTCAG agtCAATGAAGGAGGAGGCCCAAGCCCTGTTTAGGAGTCAGATGAAG GatgggcagggtgaggaggatgatgaggaCGGTGCCAGTGAGGCTGCCAGTTTGGAGGAGCCCAAAGAAGAAGACCAGGGTGAGGGGTATCTCTCAGAGATGGATAACGAGCCCCCCGTGAGCGAGAGCGACGACGGCTTCAGCGTGCACAACGCGCCCTTGCAGTCCCACGCGCTCGCCGactccatccccagcagcccGGCCTCCTCGCAGTT CTCAGTGTGCAGTGAGGACCAGGAAGCGATACAGGCTCAGAAGATCTGGAAGAAAGCCATCATGCTggtttggagagcagcagctaATCACAG GTATGCCAATGTCTTCTTACAGCCTGTAACTGATGACATAGCACCAGGCTACCACAGCATCGTGCAGAG GCCAATGGACTTATCTACCATCAAAAAGAACATTGAGAACGGGCTGATCCGAACCACAGCCGAGTTCCAGCGGGATATTATGCTGATGTTTCAGAATGCAGTGATGTACAACAGCTCTGACCATGATGTGTACCACATGGCTGTGGAGATGCAGAGAGATGTCCTGGAGCAGATACAG CAATTTCTGGCCACACAACTGATGATGCAAACATCAGAGTCGGGGATCAGTGCAAAGAGCCTGCGGGGGCGAGACTCCACTCGCAAGCAGGATGCTTCGGAGAAG